ACAAAGCGAGAATCAGAACGAAACCCAACAGGCTTGCGAGCTCAGGGCGCCGCACCACAGCGCTAAAACCAGTGCGTGGGCGCAATCGGTCTGCTTGTGCTGCGGGCAATAAAGCGGGGTCGCCGCTGCTCATCGCAGTCCTGCCTTCGCCGCTTCAGTCACCGTGTCCACGTTGTCCTTATCCACAAAACTCGGCCCAGTCAACACCGGCCCACCCCCGCCAATAGTTGCCCCGTTGCGCTTGGCCAACCACAAAGAATCCACCGCCAAATAGCCCTGCAGGTAGGGCTGCTGGTCAACAGCCCAAGCGACGCGGCCCTCAGCGATGGCGTCGACAAGCTCAGCGTCAGTATCGAAAGTGACCACACGAGCCTGGGAACCCGCCTGTTCGACTGATTCAGCGGCGCGCAAAGCAACAGGTGCTTGCAAGGCAAAAACGGTGTCAAAACCAGTGTCCTGCGACAACTTAGACTTAATCGTGGCCTGTACTGAAGTCAGGTCCTGTCCGTTGACATAGAGCAATACGACCTCGCCGCCGAGTCCCTCTCCGACGCCGGCGCAGCGCTCCTCCTGCGAGGAATTTCCTTGCTCGTGGATCACGCACAGCACCCGCCGCGCCCCCTCAGCTTGCAAACGCTCACCCGCCATAGTGCCGGCGATCATCTCGTCCTGGCCGAAAAAGCCACTCAAACCATAGGTCGTGTATTGCTTCATGCCGGCGTTTAGTCCGACCGTGGCAATGCCTTTATCCACCGCGTTTTGCGCCGCCGGGCCAATCGCCTCCGGGTTCGGCAGAGTAACCGCAATACCGTCTACCCCGGCATCAACAGCCGAGCGCACCAGGTTCGCCTGGTTCGGCGCTTGCGGATCAGAGGAGTAGCGCAGCTCGATATTGCTTTTCTTCGCCGCATCCTGCGCCCCTTTGCGCACGAGATCCCAATAGGTGTCGCCGGGCGCGCCATGGGTAACCATGGCGACCGTATAGGCCGGGGTATCTACTCCCCCACCCGCAGAATCGGATTCTTCGTCTTGACGAGGTGCCCCGCCCGTGGAGGAACACGACGCAATTAAGGACACAGCGGCCACAACCGCCGCAGCTTTGATGG
The Corynebacterium sp. BD556 genome window above contains:
- a CDS encoding substrate-binding domain-containing protein, yielding MEEDRSVKKVAKSIKAAAVVAAVSLIASCSSTGGAPRQDEESDSAGGGVDTPAYTVAMVTHGAPGDTYWDLVRKGAQDAAKKSNIELRYSSDPQAPNQANLVRSAVDAGVDGIAVTLPNPEAIGPAAQNAVDKGIATVGLNAGMKQYTTYGLSGFFGQDEMIAGTMAGERLQAEGARRVLCVIHEQGNSSQEERCAGVGEGLGGEVVLLYVNGQDLTSVQATIKSKLSQDTGFDTVFALQAPVALRAAESVEQAGSQARVVTFDTDAELVDAIAEGRVAWAVDQQPYLQGYLAVDSLWLAKRNGATIGGGGPVLTGPSFVDKDNVDTVTEAAKAGLR